One segment of Prionailurus bengalensis isolate Pbe53 chromosome X, Fcat_Pben_1.1_paternal_pri, whole genome shotgun sequence DNA contains the following:
- the LOC122476946 gene encoding polyadenylate-binding protein 1-like 2, with translation MASLYVGDLHPEVTEAMLYEKFSPAGPILSIRICRDKITRRSLGYAYVNYQQPVDAKRALETLNFDVIKGRPVRIMWSQRDPSLRKSGVGNVFIKNLGKTIDNKALYNIFSAFGNILSCKVACDEKGPKGYGFVHFQKQESAERAIDAMNGMFLNYRKIFVGRFKSHKEREAERGAWARQSTSADVKDFEEDTDEEATLR, from the coding sequence ATGGCCTCGCTGTACGTGGGCGACCTGCACCCTGAAGTGACAGAAGCAATGCTCTACGAGAAGTTCAGCCCGGCCGGGCCCATCCTTTCCATCCGCATTTGCAGGGACAAGATCACCCGCCGCTCGTTGGGCTACGCGTACGTCAACTACCAGCAACCGGTGGACGCCAAGCGGGCCCTGGAAACCCTGAACTTTGATGTCATCAAGGGCAGGCCCGTGCGCATCATGTGGTCCCAGCGGGACCCCTCGCTCCGCAAGAGTGGGGTGGGCAACGTCTTCATCAAGAACCTGGGCAAGACCATCGACAACAAGGCGCTGTACAACATCTTCTCGGCGTTTGGCAACATCCTCTCCTGCAAAGTGGCCTGCGACGAAAAGGGGCCCAAGGGCTACGGGTTTGTGCACTTCCAGAAGCAGGAGTCCGCAGAGCGGGCCATTGATGCGATGAATGGCATGTTCCTGAACTACCGCAAAATTTTCGTTGGGAGATTCAAGTCGCATAAAGAACGAGAAGCCGAAAGGGGAGCCTGGGCCAGGCAGTCCACCAGTGCTGACGTCAAGGATTTCGAGGAAGACACCGATGAGGAAGCCACCTTGCGATGA